CCCCGTGCCCTTGTGCGCCGTGCGTCCGGGGCGACGCGGCCTACGCGTGCATCGCGGCGGCTTCGATTCTGGCCAAGAACGCCCGGGACAGGATCATGACCGATCTGGCGTCCCGCTATCCGGAGTACGGTTTCGAAAAGCACTTCGGCTATCCGACGCCCGACCACATGGTCGCTTTACGAAAGCACGGGGCGACGCCGGTGCACCGACGCTCTTATGCTCCGGTCGCGGCCGTCCTGAACCAGCCCAGGCTGTTCGGCGATCCTGAGCCCGAGACCGAAACCGCCGTGCCGGTCATGGCGGTGGTCGATCCGGGAGCGTTCGAGGTTTCCGAAGCGTTGAG
This genomic window from Armatimonadota bacterium contains:
- a CDS encoding ribonuclease HII, which codes for MMAGLIHLPDVAGCDEAGRGPLAGPVVCAAVVLPKGFDTRGLDDSKRLTPDQRAALEVRIKSGADWAIDVVEAFEIDQVNILHASLAGMGRALERLATVPRLALIDGDKLPAHTPCPCAPCVRGDAAYACIAAASILAKNARDRIMTDLASRYPEYGFEKHFGYPTPDHMVALRKHGATPVHRRSYAPVAAVLNQPRLFGDPEPETETAVPVMAVVDPGAFEVSEALS